A portion of the Parasteatoda tepidariorum isolate YZ-2023 chromosome 5, CAS_Ptep_4.0, whole genome shotgun sequence genome contains these proteins:
- the LOC107436574 gene encoding histone H2B has product MPPQLSGKAVKKAGKAQKAVRAGDKKRRKKKRKESFSIYIYKVLKQVHPDTGISSKAMSIMNSFVNDIFERIAAESSRLAHYNKRSTITSREVQTAVRLLLPGELAKHAVSEGTKAVTKYTSSK; this is encoded by the coding sequence ATGCCTCCCCAACTCAGTGGAAAAGCTGTTAAAAAGGCTGGCAAAGCTCAGAAAGCTGTTAGAGCTGGTGACAAAAAACGCAGGAAGAAGAAGAGGAAGGAAAGTTTCAGTATTTACATATATAAGGTCCTGAAGCAGGTCCATCCGGACACTGGCATCTCGAGCAAGGCCATGTCCATCATGAACAGCTTCGTCAATGACATATTTGAACGCATTGCCGCCGAATCTTCTCGCCTGGCCCACTACAACAAGCGGTCAACTATCACTAGCCGAGAGGTACAGACCGCTGTCCGGCTGCTCTTGCCCGGCGAACTGGCCAAACACGCGGTATCCGAAGGCACCAAAGCTGTTACCAAATATACTAGTTCAAAATGA
- the LOC107436573 gene encoding histone H1E: MVESEATTAAPPAATPKKAKSAKPKKPKTAPSHPKVSDMVNTAISTLKERGGSSLQAIKKYVGAHYKVDVEKLSPFIKKYLKNAVASGKLVQTKGKGASGSFRMTTGGVKEKSTKPKTSKVVTKAKTVKPAAKKVTKPKTPKKSAVKKAPKPKLAKSPKKSKTLKPKAPKPKKAKAVKRAAPKKSK, encoded by the coding sequence ATGGTTGAATCGGAAGCTACAACTGCTGCACCTCCCGCAGCTACGCCTAAGAAGGCTAAATCTGCGAAACCTAAAAAGCCTAAAACAGCTCCATCGCATCCAAAAGTATCTGATATGGTAAATACTGCTATTTCGACTTTGAAAGAGCGAGGGGGATCATCGCTTCAAGCTATAAAGAAATACGTTGGAGCTCATTACAAAGTGgatgttgaaaaattatctcctttcatcaaaaaatatttgaaaaatgccGTTGCGTCTGGAAAACTCGTTCAAACCAAAGGTAAAGGAGCATCAGGATCTTTTAGAATGACAACTGGTGGAGTCAAGGAAAAATCTACTAAACCCAAAACATCAAAAGTGGTGACCAAAGCAAAAACGGTCAAACCTGCTGCCAAGAAAGTAACAAAACCCAAAACTCCTAAGAAATCTGCAGTAAAGAAAGCACCAAAGCCTAAGTTGGCCAAATCTCCAAAGAAATCCAAGACCCTGAAACCCAAAGCTCCAAAACCCAAGAAAGCCAAGGCAGTGAAGAGAGCAGCCCCCAAAAAATCCAAATGA